The Spirosoma sp. SC4-14 DNA window CGATCACGTTGATTGTGGGCACCCTGATTGTTTTTCAACAGATTGAGTTCGCCCGGAATCGACCGGTAGGCTACAGCCGAAATAATCTGGTGTCGTTCCCGATCAAATCGGACAATCTGATTACCCATTTTCCGACGTTCCGGGAGGAGTTGCTGAATACGGGCGCTATTGAGGAAGTTGCCGCTACCGATTCGCCCATTACCGACACCTACGTGACCAATAGTGGTTTCACCTGGCGAGGGCAGATACCGAATATGGCCGACGAGTTTGTAACCCTACGGACCACCTATGAATTTGGAAAAATGATTGGCTGGCAAATCAAAGAAGGGCGCGATTTTTCAAAGGAGTTTGCCACTGATTCGGCTGGGTTTGTCCTCAATGAAGCTGCTGTTGCCTATATGGGATTCAAGAACCCTATTGGTGAAATTATTAAATGGGGTGATCAGCCTTTTAAAGTCATTGGTGTGGTCAAAAATCTGGTTACCCAATCACCTTACGATCCTGTTAAGCAGACTATCTTTGTCATTAATTACAAACGGCTTAACCTGATCACGGCCAAAATCAATCCCACGAAAAGCGCGTCGGAGGCACTGGCTAAAATCGAAGCGGTTTATAAAAAATACGATCCCGACAACTCGCTCGACTACAAATTTGCCGATCAGGAATACGCGAAAAAATTTGGCGAAGAAGAACGAGTTGGTAAACTGGCCAGCTTCTTTGCCGGACTAGCCATCTTCATTTCCTGCCTGGGTTTATTCGGTCTGGCTTCGTTCGTAATGGAGCAGCGCACCAAAGAAATCGGTATCCGAAAAGTAATGGGTGCGTCGGTGGGTAGCTTGTGGCAATTGCTTTCCAAAGATTTTGTGCTGTTGGTAATCATTTCGCTGTTCATTGCCTTTCCCGTAACCTGGTATTTCATGCAGGATTGGATTCAGCGATACACCTATCATACCGACCTTTCGTGGTGGCTGTTTGCCGCAACGGGTGTGGGTGCCTTAATCATTACCCTGCTGACAGTCAGTTTTCAAAGTATAAAAGTTGCCTTGATGAATCCGGTGAAATCATTACGTTCCGAATAGCATAGGGCCTGGGGCAAAGGGCATAGGATAAGAGTCGCCGTAACCCACCCCTAACCCCATGCTCTTACCCCTTTGCCTTATGCCCAACAACCCGCCCCGCTTTGCCACCTACCTGCTCCATCTGTTCTGCCCACCGCATCGGGCCGAAGAGCTGGAGGGCGATCTGGATGAACTGTTTCAGCAGCGCGTCCGGGAGGTGGGCCTGCGTAAAGCGCGTTGGCGGTATATGCGCGATGTGGTGAGCCTGATGCGACCCAGCCTAATCCGTAGAGACAAGGCATGCCTTGTCTCTGCAAACATAAATAATACATACCCCAAACCAGCACATACAACCATGTTACGCAACTATCTCAAAATCGCCTGGCGGAATTTGCTTCGTAGCCCTGGTCTCAGCACCATCAATATTGTTGGTCTAAGCATTGGTCTGGCGGCTGTTCTGTTCATTCTGCTGTTCGTACAGGACGAAGTGTCGTATGATCGCTTTCATGCCCGTGGTGATCAACTGTACCGGGTTGTCCTGAACGCGACAAGTCCTGAGGGCAACGAAATTGCCAACGGAGCAACGGGGCTGCCACAGGGACCAGCCTTTACTACTGACCTGCCTGAGGTAGCCGCGTTTTGCCGGGTACAAGGGTATGAAATGCTGGTCCGTCACAATCAGGATGCCGTGTACCACCAGGTTATGTACGTCGATACGTCTTTTTTTTCATTGTTTAGTTTTAACCTGCTGGCCGGTGATTCCAGGACTCTGTTGAACGATCCGGGAAGTGTGGTCATTACGGATGATATGGCTCGTACATACTTCGGTACGATCGATGTGCTGAATAAGTTATTAGCCATTGATGCCGGAGGAAATTTCGAAAACTATCGGATTACTGGCGTTGTAAAAACACCCCCAGCCAATTCGAGCATCCGGTTCGATATACTGAGACCGTTTGTTGCATCGCTCTCACCCGATCAGAAAACCTGGGCGCAAAGTGACTGGTCGGATGGATTTCTGAATACCTTTCTGCTGCTGAAGCCTAACGTGCATACGGCCGACCTCGGTGCGATAGAGCAGAAAATGGCTACGGTATTCGAAAAATATGCTGGTCAGCAACTCGCGCAACTTCGTAAAGAGCATGGTTCGTTTCGGATGGCTTATCAGTTGCAGCCTTTTTCGGCCATGCACCTCGACGACCGGTATGAACTCAGCAATGGTCTGGAGCGGGGGTCATCGTCGGTATATTCGTATGTATTGAGTGGGATTGCTGCGTTGATTTTACTGCTGGCCGGTATTAATTTCGTCAATCTGACCCTGGCTCGGTCGCTCCGTCGGACTAAAGAGATTGGTATTCGTAAAGTGACAGGTAGCACACGTCAGCAGTTGATCGGGCAGTTTGTTGGCGAAACCTTCCTGCTGACCCTGCTGGCCTTTGTTCCGGCCCTGATTCTGGTGTATAGCCTACTGCCCGAATTTGGGGCGCTTGCCAACAAGGCTTTAAACGTCCGTTACCTGCTGACTCCCCAGACCATTGGCCTTTTTGGAGCACTTATCGTGCTGGTTACCATACTGGCTGGTTTTTATCCGGCTCGGGTGCTTTCTGGTTTCAACCCGGCACGGGTACTCTACGGCCGATCTGGCCTGATACGAAGCAATAGAACCGACAAATCGTTGCTGGTTTTACAGTTCGTGGTTGCCATTGTACTGCTGATTGGCACGGCGGTACTGCATGGGCAGTTCCGGTACATTCAGACGGCCAATGTAGGCTACGAGCGTGCCAATCGTGTACGTATTTACGTACCCTGGGGTCGCGAGCGGCAGGGCGAACTGCTGAAACAGACCCTTCGCAATCAGCCCGGTATTGAAGCTGTCGCCCGAAAATCAGGAGGGCATCGGGCTGGTACCTATTACGTCAACAACAAAGCGGTAAAGTCGGGTAATGAATGGGTCGATGATCAGTATCTTCAGTTTGTAAACATACCGATTCTGAAAGGTCGGGGTTTGCGGGCCAACAGCCCTGCCGATAGTGCGTCCAACATTCTGGTAAACGAAACCTTTGTTAAGCGTTTCCTCTCGACCGATCGGTCGCCTATCGGGCAGATTGTTCAGCGGCAGGATGAGGCTGCTATCCGGCACGATCTGACGGTGGTTGGTGTCGTCCGGGATTATCAATATCGATCCATGCGCGATAAGTCCGAACCGGTGCTGTTTCAAATTGGCAAGGCCGAGCAGATGAATCAACTTTACGTCAGGCTGAACCCTGCCCAGACG harbors:
- a CDS encoding ABC transporter permease, giving the protein MLLPLCLMPNNPPRFATYLLHLFCPPHRAEELEGDLDELFQQRVREVGLRKARWRYMRDVVSLMRPSLIRRDKACLVSANINNTYPKPAHTTMLRNYLKIAWRNLLRSPGLSTINIVGLSIGLAAVLFILLFVQDEVSYDRFHARGDQLYRVVLNATSPEGNEIANGATGLPQGPAFTTDLPEVAAFCRVQGYEMLVRHNQDAVYHQVMYVDTSFFSLFSFNLLAGDSRTLLNDPGSVVITDDMARTYFGTIDVLNKLLAIDAGGNFENYRITGVVKTPPANSSIRFDILRPFVASLSPDQKTWAQSDWSDGFLNTFLLLKPNVHTADLGAIEQKMATVFEKYAGQQLAQLRKEHGSFRMAYQLQPFSAMHLDDRYELSNGLERGSSSVYSYVLSGIAALILLLAGINFVNLTLARSLRRTKEIGIRKVTGSTRQQLIGQFVGETFLLTLLAFVPALILVYSLLPEFGALANKALNVRYLLTPQTIGLFGALIVLVTILAGFYPARVLSGFNPARVLYGRSGLIRSNRTDKSLLVLQFVVAIVLLIGTAVLHGQFRYIQTANVGYERANRVRIYVPWGRERQGELLKQTLRNQPGIEAVARKSGGHRAGTYYVNNKAVKSGNEWVDDQYLQFVNIPILKGRGLRANSPADSASNILVNETFVKRFLSTDRSPIGQIVQRQDEAAIRHDLTVVGVVRDYQYRSMRDKSEPVLFQIGKAEQMNQLYVRLNPAQTQVGLQTIERTFRQLIPFQPFSYHFMEDDRLSNYADEANWKQLITYAALLAILIAGLGLFGMVSLTVEQRTKEIGIRKVLGATTLEINSMLSGAFLKLVLLAFLIAAPIGWYASRQWLDRFVYRMNLNGWLFASVGLSVLVLALLTVSFQSIKAALMNPVKSLRSE